AAACTCAACCAACTAGCTAGTTGTGCTGTAAAAATGTGTGCACGTCTATTTATCAGATTCAAAGTGAATGCGTTTTGGACGTGGAGTTTCCGCTCCCGTCTCAAATGCAGCCCCGTGAACactaaaattgaaaaaaaaacatcCTGGATTTTTTTCGGTAACAACCACTGTTGAATATTCTACTTAATTACGTGGAAAAATACACAAATaaaaaacagatttaatgctctgGTCAAGAGAAAACAAAATCAATACTCCAAAAAGACTATTTTTAAAAGCATGTTGGAGTGCTGATTTTGTTATTTTTGACAAGACCTCCACGAACATGGTTTCACGTCTAAAATATGCACGAAGGAAACTAAGCAACGTTTCTAGCCAAAAAAAAGTCAGATTTTTTAATTTGTTTAATGGTATTGTTTCTGAaggagcatttgagctcgggatTAAGTGTGCACTTTCGATGTGTTTCTTTGTTTGCCACACTCCCGATTGAAATAGTACTAGATTACAGTTACCAGACAGGCCCCGCACCTTTCTCCCCAATCTCGTGTAATCCTTGCCGTTCAGGCCTAAATATGTTTATGAAATAATGTTAAATCTCAGATTGTGCACAATACTCTCATATATACACCCTTCTGAAGATCTACATATGTTTTTTGCATTCCTTCATACTATACTATTTATTTCATCTATAAGGATCTAAATACTTATGAGCGAAGACTAAACTTTTAATAGCTTGACCAACTACGTAGGCTGGCCATTCTCGGCCTGTTGCGGAGTGTGTGATATTTGTATTTCCGGACTCCGTTCGGTCGGAATTGAGCCGTTCTACAGGACTTCTCCGACGTTTGCTTCTTCAGGGCGTCGATTTGCTACACAGAACGCGGTCGTCAGCGTCTTCTGCTTTACATCAACAACTTGTCGGACGCTGCTTTCACAAGCTCTTGGGTTTAAAAAAGTTTGTTCCGTTGAGACGGAAATTTAGAGGTTGCGTGCCACGAGTTTTGCTCACGGTGCACTGTGGGTGGATGATGCAGATGGAAGAAGACTTGGGCACCCCAAAATTTGGAtgtttgtttcaatttttgaaagagtttgtactatttaataTAAGTCCTTGGTCCTTTTGGcaaacacaaaagaataaaactAAGGAAAGAGAGGACGAGAGATTGCGTGATGAAGCTGGAGACCGGAGGACACACAGCACAGTGATCTCTAGCTTGCAAAGCATGGAGAGGCCCATCAATCGTAGGGATTCCCCAGTTGCTGCAAGAAATGAAAAAAAGGGGATGCATGATGCATGAGCCAGATAGACAGCTTTAATCTAGCCTGCCCTGCATCTGCATGGAGGTGGAGGTGGAAGGAACAATAATGCATCCATCTTTCCGTCCGGCTTTACTTGGGCCCCAACTAACTGGCCTAAGCTAGCCAGCTCTCCTCCTGGTGCAGCACCAAACCGTATATAAAAGACCGCTCCACCTCCCATCTCCAAACCAACCCAGCCATCCAACACAAGACAAGCTAATTAAGCTGCCTCTCATCACCTTCTCCTTGGGTTAGATTGATAACTAGACTAGACACACGCACGCACGCTAGATTGACTGAgctgatagatagatagatagatagatagaaagaTTATTAATAGCGATGGAGAAGGTGATGATGAGCAGGAAGCCGGGTGACTGGAGTTGCAGGTCGTGCCAGTACCTCAACTTCTGCAAACGGGACGCTTGCCAGCGGTGCGGCGAGGCTAAGCTGGGCGCCGAGCGGCCGGACTACGCGGCCATGGGCGGCAGCTGGGAAGTCAAGCCCGGCGATTGGTACTGCGGCTGCTGCGGCGTCAACAACTACGCCAATCGCGCCAGCTGCTTCAAGTGCAGCGCCGCAAAGACAGACTCCGCCGCCGTGGCGCACAACTGGGGGTTCAACGCCGCCGGCCAGGCCGGCTGGAAGGCCGGCGACTGGATTTGCCCCAGGTTCGTCGTCTGCCTCCGGCCCCTATATATCTAcctacctagctagctagctaatcgGTTAATCATGCTCCACTGCCTAGATTAAAGCTAGCTTTCCAAGGAATGTGCATGCATGCAAACAGGCATGAAAAGAAAGAAAATTAACCACCTGTTAACGTTTTGGCGATGCAGACTGGATTGTAACGTGCAAAACTACGCCAACAGAACCGAGTGCTTCCGCTGCAATGCGCCCAAATCATACTATGGTTAGCTCATCTCCTGTGAATTCAACCCATCCCACGGCACATTAATTTACACTTGTTCTTGTTTGCGAGCAACGAGGGCACATATATTGATCGACACCTTTTCTTTTTGCGATGATGGCACATATTTACACCTGACAGTGACAAACTGGTCTGGTGCTGTATGCATGTGATCTCATCTAATCGAATTCTTTTATTTGTTTACTTCCTTTGCAGGTTAAAAAGACAGGcctgaaaagaaaattaaaaaaatgaaagtATCATTGGAGCAAAGAACAATCACGAGTCCTCAaggatttttccttcttttttttttctcctAAAGAAAAACCTTCGCCAACCCGAGGGTTTAGTCATGTGGAAGAGGAGCGGTAAGCCGCCGCTCAGACTCAGAAAAGGGAGATATATAAGTGGGCACAAATTAACGTGTACATGTGCTCCCGAGGGTTTAGTCTAATGATTATCCTTTTTCAGTAAAAGAAAGAGAAAATTCCAGTTTGGCTTCATTTGTGCACCAACTTTTGAGTGAactcctgtgtgtgtgtgtgggggtgtgAGATTAATTGTTCCTAATCATTAGACTGTTGCTGCGCATGCAGTTCCATTCGCCGATATCTATCCATATATAGATGCCTTGCTCATTGCTTACGGCATATGCAAAGCGGCCGGCCGGGAATGCAGCCAGGGAGCACAGAGGCGACAGCGAATTCACCCAGCCACAAGCGAATGTTTCTTCCAAAACCTTTAGTCGCCGCGCGCGCGAGATAGAGAGATTCCGGGAGCAATCATGGCTCTGCTTTACTCGAAAAAGCGAGACGATCGAGATGCACAGGATTAATTATTACCACTTCAGTCTCAAATGCCACGCCAGCACCACATACATACTCACAGACTACATATATACATGCATGTGGACACGCTGCTGCATGCCCTAATAGTAGAATAGAAGAGAAAGAAAATCAAATATATATTCCCTTGTATCAAAATAAAAGACGTTTTGTGACACTGTAGTGTCACAGAAAAAtgccttatactccctccgtccggaaatatttgtcggaggaatggatgtatctagacatattttagttctcgatacattcatttttatccatttcttcgacaagtatttccggacggagggagtaacttggTACGTGAGTTTACAAATGGAAAACTATTAGTCACAATCTTTCCTCCATGAGTTAACATACTATGAATACTAGCTTAATGGTCAAAGCTGCACGGTGTAAGACATGTCTATATCTAAAACATCATGGACGGTGTGCGTGTATGTGAGCACATCTTCTCAAGTGTGTGGGGGCGAGAGAGTGAGAGGAAGGGGGGGTCACCAAGCATCAGAATATATATCATGGTATTCTCTACTGCTTGTGCTTGGTGCTTGCCTGCACAGGTTTTGGTTAGCTGGTCTTTGGCCTCTTGGCCTTACTAGTGGTGACTTGCTTACCCTGAGCAAAGCcgacctgtgtgtgtgtgtgtgtgtgtttttttctttttgtctcTTAATTGGTGCAGGGCCAGCAAACAGCCTGAACCATTTGCTCACTCATCATGCACACCTTTTTACAATCCGACATGTGTACAGAACATATATTCATTCCCTCCAAGCACCTCCACAACAATAATCAGATTCTACGGAATACCAGTAGCAGGCCCACATAACTAGTATACCAGGTCAAATGGTAGCATCATCACTGACGATACCGGTGTTACATGCTCTGGGATCCAAATAGCAATGAGATATGAATTGAAGCTTCTCTAGAATGGATGAATACTTCGCAGAGTTTGAAATGAAATGGTGCAGCGCTAGGATGGTGTTTCACCAGATTATGGAGGAACTGCACCATTTCTAATGAGGATGCAAAACCTGAACGTTGTGATATATATACTACTGATATTTACTTCTTAACTCATCATCTAGAAAACGAAAAGCTAGGGTGCTGCTTCTATGCAGTTTAGATTCCACGATGTCATCATTTCCTCTATCTACAACCTGATCCAGCAAAACATCACATCAGTTATTTTGATTTCTAGATTCTTCCTCGAATTTTCCCAAGAGCAGCCATGCCATGGACAATGAAAAAAAAGACAAATCCAAATTTGCGAACGGAGCGGGCCTCTTCGTTGACTTGCGAACACAGCATAAATATTATACTCCAGATTTCGGTGTGTACTGTTGTTCTCAACTAGTGATGATATTGACATGGTGAATTCTTCTCCCAGCCTCCAAATTTACATGCGTGCTCAGTGACACTCAACTGCAAACAACTACCACTGGCAAACTAGAAGAGGAACAAGGACTAGCCTGAAAGCATATCATGATCTGATTGTGCTTGCGCACTTAAGGGCCGTCCTGACCAAAGCATCTAGCAGGTCGATGCATTTCTTGAGCCGCGGGTTGACACGTTTCTTGAGCTGCAGGTGATCATCAAGCAAGATACCAACAAAGTCATCCTAATATTTTCACTAGCTCTAGCCTAAATGTCTCCAGATTCTGGAAGG
This region of Triticum aestivum cultivar Chinese Spring chromosome 2D, IWGSC CS RefSeq v2.1, whole genome shotgun sequence genomic DNA includes:
- the LOC123050071 gene encoding zinc finger Ran-binding domain-containing protein 2 isoform X2 → MEKVMMSRKPGDWSCRSCQYLNFCKRDACQRCGEAKLGAERPDYAAMGGSWEVKPGDWYCGCCGVNNYANRASCFKCSAAKTDSAAVAHNWGFNAAGQAGWKAGDWICPRLKRQA
- the LOC123050071 gene encoding zinc finger Ran-binding domain-containing protein 2 isoform X1, which encodes MEKVMMSRKPGDWSCRSCQYLNFCKRDACQRCGEAKLGAERPDYAAMGGSWEVKPGDWYCGCCGVNNYANRASCFKCSAAKTDSAAVAHNWGFNAAGQAGWKAGDWICPRLDCNVQNYANRTECFRCNAPKSYYG